One stretch of Chloroflexota bacterium DNA includes these proteins:
- a CDS encoding XdhC/CoxI family protein, producing the protein MHNGAIRPGLDVSSALQRVVRERRIADVATVVATSSRARVPLAAKLLVEDEGAVVGTLGSAELDEAVIRDARRHLESRKSEVVAYRFGVETEQEEVEVFHEIIEPRPQLLVVGAGHIAVPLARFGSQLGFEVVVVDDREKFANRERFPDADRVIAAGFGETLRDYPINRSTFVVIITRAHTYDEESLRLILGRPTAYLGMIGSRRRVQTVLRTLAAEGYDHDVLGSVRAPIGLDVGSETPEEIALSIIAEVVAVRRGGTGVPLSQKGRPIAIGQGGRNVSDG; encoded by the coding sequence ATGCACAACGGCGCCATCAGACCCGGGCTCGACGTCTCGAGCGCTCTCCAGCGCGTTGTGCGGGAACGACGAATCGCGGACGTCGCGACCGTCGTCGCGACCTCGAGTAGAGCGAGGGTCCCGCTCGCGGCGAAGCTCCTGGTCGAAGACGAAGGCGCCGTAGTCGGGACGCTGGGGAGCGCAGAGCTGGACGAGGCGGTCATTCGCGACGCGCGCCGCCACCTCGAATCGCGAAAAAGCGAGGTTGTGGCGTACCGATTTGGAGTTGAGACCGAGCAGGAGGAGGTCGAGGTCTTTCACGAGATCATCGAGCCTCGTCCGCAGCTCTTGGTCGTCGGGGCCGGTCACATTGCCGTACCGCTCGCCCGATTCGGAAGTCAGCTCGGGTTTGAAGTCGTCGTTGTGGACGACCGCGAGAAGTTCGCTAATCGAGAACGCTTTCCGGATGCCGACCGCGTAATTGCCGCGGGCTTCGGAGAAACGCTTCGGGATTATCCGATCAATCGGTCGACATTTGTCGTGATCATTACTCGTGCCCATACGTACGACGAAGAATCGCTGCGCCTCATTCTTGGCAGGCCGACCGCGTATCTCGGGATGATCGGCAGCCGGCGCCGGGTCCAAACCGTGCTCCGAACCCTTGCGGCCGAGGGGTACGACCATGACGTCTTGGGCAGCGTGCGGGCGCCGATCGGACTCGATGTCGGATCGGAGACGCCTGAGGAGATCGCGCTGTCGATCATCGCCGAGGTCGTCGCAGTGCGACGCGGCGGGACTGGCGTCCCCCTTTCCCAAAAGGGTCGACCGATTGCCATCGGACAGGGAGGGAGAAATGTCTCCGACGGGTGA
- a CDS encoding NUDIX hydrolase codes for MKFCPHCAAPLDLQFIAGLDRPHCASCGFIHYEDPKLVAVSVIAIDQKLVLGRRAINPGRGFWSFPSGYVNRGESVEAAAVREVREETQLIVEVDRLLGLYSETSNPVVLAVYVAHAVGGCLAAGDEVTEVGLFRPSALPDLAFPSDRRILRDWHEFVGMPFPASISG; via the coding sequence ATGAAATTCTGTCCCCACTGCGCAGCGCCCCTCGACCTGCAATTCATCGCCGGCCTTGACCGTCCTCACTGCGCAAGCTGCGGGTTCATCCACTACGAAGACCCCAAGCTCGTGGCGGTGAGCGTTATTGCCATCGATCAGAAGCTCGTCTTGGGTCGCCGCGCCATCAATCCTGGACGGGGTTTCTGGTCTTTCCCGTCCGGTTACGTGAACCGGGGGGAATCGGTCGAGGCCGCGGCCGTACGAGAGGTCCGCGAGGAGACACAGCTCATCGTGGAGGTGGACCGGCTCCTCGGGCTCTACTCGGAGACCAGCAATCCGGTCGTCCTGGCCGTCTATGTCGCCCATGCTGTCGGTGGCTGTCTGGCCGCGGGCGACGAGGTTACCGAGGTCGGGTTGTTTCGGCCATCGGCCCTGCCGGATCTGGCTTTTCCCAGTGATCGCCGCATCCTGCGGGATTGGCACGAATTCGTGGGAATGCCATTTCCCGCGTCAATTTCTGGGTGA
- a CDS encoding SH3 domain-containing protein, with protein sequence MLVLVLTVITFGLLGSRFTARTPADVPIVVQQDVDVPDDDESAFAMVDPTSTATVAATPTENGRAEFVRIANTGGTGAFIRREARAGSPGIVAYRDGTVLRIVGPDANSDGRAWRQVEDRQGNRGWTPREYLEPSATGF encoded by the coding sequence TTGCTGGTCCTCGTTCTCACCGTTATCACGTTCGGCCTGCTCGGCAGCCGGTTCACCGCCCGCACCCCTGCCGACGTTCCCATTGTCGTCCAGCAGGACGTGGATGTACCCGACGATGACGAATCCGCGTTCGCGATGGTAGATCCGACATCGACGGCAACCGTGGCCGCCACTCCGACCGAGAATGGTCGGGCCGAATTCGTCCGGATCGCAAACACCGGCGGGACCGGCGCGTTCATTCGACGCGAGGCCCGAGCGGGATCACCGGGCATCGTCGCCTACCGCGACGGCACCGTTCTACGCATCGTCGGGCCGGACGCAAACAGCGACGGACGCGCATGGCGCCAGGTGGAAGATCGCCAGGGAAACCGTGGATGGACTCCGCGGGAGTACCTCGAGCCGAGCGCGACTGGCTTCTAG
- a CDS encoding XdhC family protein: MSPTGDLAWLLDQANERIARGERVAMVTVVRTRGSTPRKVGTKMLVFEDGLFAGTVGGGCGEADVLQETLRAMESGEPTLFHVDLTADEAEESGDVCGGIMDVFIEPRLPVDESPRN, from the coding sequence ATGTCTCCGACGGGTGATCTTGCGTGGCTGCTGGACCAAGCGAACGAACGGATTGCGCGAGGCGAGCGGGTTGCAATGGTGACGGTCGTGCGCACGCGAGGCTCGACGCCCCGCAAAGTGGGAACCAAGATGCTGGTGTTCGAAGATGGGCTGTTCGCCGGTACCGTGGGCGGCGGCTGTGGGGAGGCGGACGTGCTTCAGGAAACGCTCAGGGCGATGGAGTCCGGTGAGCCCACACTGTTCCACGTTGATCTGACGGCGGATGAAGCGGAGGAGAGCGGCGACGTCTGCGGCGGCATCATGGACGTCTTTATCGAGCCGCGCCTACCGGTGGACGAGTCACCCAGAAATTGA